A single Candoia aspera isolate rCanAsp1 chromosome 7, rCanAsp1.hap2, whole genome shotgun sequence DNA region contains:
- the NINJ2 gene encoding ninjurin-2: MGSEGEMINLNASNPGFRGENVININHYATKKSVAESMLDVALFMANATQLKAVLEQGPSFHYYAALIALISISLFFQMTIGILLIVMARLNLNDVTKQQRLDLLNNIATVLVFITVIINIFITAFGVQKTGLYPNFYGRRLY, encoded by the exons GCTTCTAATCCTGGCTTCAGAGGGGAAAATGTAATCAACATAAACCATTATGCTACCAAGAAAAGTGTGGCAGAGAGCATGCTAGACGTGGCCCTATTTATGGCCAATGCTACACAGCTGAAGGCAGTACTGGAACAAGGACCTTCATTCCACTATTATGCAGCTCTGATAGCTCTCATCAGcatttccctcttcttccagATGACCATTGGGATCCTCCTTATTGTGATGG CTCGACTGAACCTAAATGATGTAACAAAACAACAGCGCCTGGACTTGCTCAACAATATTGCCACAGTCCTAGTTTTCATCACGGTCATTATCAACATCTTCATTACGGCCTTTGGGGTGCAGAAGACAGGGCTGTATCCAAACTTTTATGGACGAAGACTCTACTGA